From a single Arvicanthis niloticus isolate mArvNil1 chromosome 19, mArvNil1.pat.X, whole genome shotgun sequence genomic region:
- the Pelo gene encoding protein pelota homolog, which produces MKLVRKDIEKDNAGQVTLVPEEPEDMWHTYNLVQVGDSLRASTIRKVQTESSTGSVGSNRVRTTLTLCVEAIDFDSQACQLRVKGTNIQENEYVKMGAYHTIELEPNRQFTLAKKQWDSVVLERIEQACDPAWSADVAAVVMQEGLAHVCLVTPSMTLTRAKVEVNIPRKRKGNCSQHDRALERFYEQVVQAIQRHINFDVVKCILVASPGFVREQFCDYMFQQAVKTDNKVLLENRSKFLQVHASSGHKYSLKEALCDPTVASRLSDTKAAGEVKALDDFYRMLQHEPDRAFYGLKQVERANEALAIDTLLISDELFRHQDVATRSRYVRLVDSVKENAGTVRIFSSLHVSGEQLGQLTGVAAILRFPVPELSDQEDDSSSEED; this is translated from the exons ATGAAGCTCGTAAGGAAGGATATCGAGAAGGACAATGCGGGCCAGGTCACTCTCGTCCCCGAGGAGCCCGAGGACATGTGGCACACCTACAATCTAGTGCAGGTGGGCGACAGCCTGCGCGCCTCCACCATCCGCAAGGTCCAGACCGAGTCCTCCACGGGCAGCGTGGGGAGCAATCGTGTCCGCACCACCCTCACTCTTTGCGTGGAGGCCATCGACTTCGACTCCCAGGCCTGCCAGCTGCGGGTCAAGGGGACTAATATCCAAGAGAATGAGTATGTCAAGATGGGGGCCTACCACACCATCGAACTGGAGCCCAACCGCCAGTTCACCCTGGCCAAGAAACAGTGGGACAGTGTGGTTCTGGAACGCATCGAGCAGGCCTGTGACCCGGCATGGAGCGCTGATGTGGCAGCTGTGGTCATGCAGGAGGGCCTCGCCCACGTCTGCTTAGTCACGCCCAGCATGACCCTCACCCGTGCCAAGGTGGAGGTGAACATCCCCAGGAAACGGAAAGGCAACTGCTCCCAGCATGACCGGGCCCTGGAGCGCTTCTATGAACAGGTGGTCCAGGCCATCCAGCGCCACATAAACTTTGATGTTGTAAAGTGCATTCTGGTAGCCAGCCCTGGATTTGTCCGAGAGCAGTTCTGCGATTACATGTTTCAGCAAGCCGTGAAGACGGACAACAAGGTGCTCCTGGAAAACCGCTCCAAGTTCCTTCAG GTACACGCTTCCTCTGGACACAAATACTCCCTAAAAGAGGCCCTATGCGACCCCACTGTGGCGAGCCGCCTTTCGGACACTAAGGCTGCTGGGGAAGTAAAAGCCTTGGATGACTTCTACAGAATGTTACAGCACGAACCAGACCGAGCGTTCTATGGACTCAAGCAGGTGGAGAGGGCCAACGAAGCCTTGGCCATCGACACGTTGCTCATCAGTGATGAGCTCTTCCGGCATCAGGATGTGGCCACCCGGAGCCGGTATGTCAGGctagtggacagtgtgaaagagaACGCGGGCACCGTAAGGATATTCTCTAGTCTCCACGTGTCTGGCGAGCAGCTGGGCCAGCTGACAGGAGTAGCTGCCATTCTGCGCTTCCCTGTGCCAGAACTTTCTGACCAAGAGGATGATTCAAGTTCTGAAGAGGATTAA